In the Aristaeella hokkaidonensis genome, AGTTCTCCGGCGGTGCCCACGGGATATTCCGGGATATAGCCCTTCAGGTGGCGCATACCCAGGTTGTAGGAGCAGTTCAGCATACCGCAGTACGCGTCGCCGCGGCCATTGATCATGTCTCCGTCGCCTTCAGCGGCAGCCACGAACATCACGGGGCCGTCGAAGTAACGGGCGATCAGGGTTTCAGGGGTTTCAGGGCCGAAGTTGCCCAGGAACACGCATGCAGCGTTGCAGCCGGCGGCGTTGAGCTCTTCCACAGCCTTGAGCATGTCTTTTTCATTCTCAACGGTGGTTTTGATTTCAACGAAATCCAGTTTCTTCTGGCCGCACTTTTCAGCGATGGCGGCACGGCGCTTTTCGCTCAGCGCGATGGGGAAACAGTCGCGGCTGACGGCGACGAGTCCCAGCTTGATGACGGGGATGTTTTCCATCATGGGTACAGACCTCCTCCATAAACTATCCATAAATAAATATGTACGGACTTACCGTAGCTTAAAGGATATCATTCCAGGGGCTGTAAGTCAAGAAATTTGAGGTTTTTTCAACGTTTCCCGCCCATTTTTCACAAATGCCCGAAACGATTGTAAAATCTGTGCTGAAAGCGCTGCCAAAACAAACAGAAAACGAAAAAACATGTTGCAAAACAAGGGAAAAACAGGTACAATACCATGCGGACCTAATATATTGCATAAAGCGACTAACTTAGAGGAGGGTTTTTCCATGGCAGTTAAAGTTGCGATTAATGGCTTCGGTCGTATCGGCCGTCTTGCGTTCCGTCAGATGTTCGGCGCTCCTGGTTATGATGTCGTTGCGATCAACGACCTGACCAGCCCCGCGATGCTGGCTCACCTGCTGAAGTACGATACCGCTCAGGGCAGCTACTGCGGCCGCATCGGTGAGAACAAGCACACCGTCGAAGCGACTGAAAATTCTATCATCGTTGATGGCAAAGAGATCATCATCTACGCTATCAAGGATGCCAAAGAGTGCCCCTGGGGCGAGCTGGGCGTAGACGTCGTGCTGGAGTGCACCGGCTTCTACACCTCCAAGGAAAAGGCTTCCGCTCATATCGAAGCCGGCGCCAAGAAGGTTGTTATCTCCGCTCCCGCTGGTAACGACCTGCCCACCATCGTTTACAACGTTAACCACAAGACCCTGAAGCCCGAAGACACGGTCATCTCCGCTGCCAGCTGCACCACCAACTGCCTGGCTCCCATGACCAAGGCTCTGAATGATGCTTTCCCGATCCAGGCTGGTATCATGACCACCGTTCACGCCTACACCGGCGACCAGATGATCCTGGACGGCCCGCAGCGCAAGGGTGACGTGCAGCGTGCCCGTGCCGGCGCCGCCAACATCGTTCCCAACAGCACCGGTGCTGCCAAGGCCATCGGCCTGGTTATCCCCGAGCTGAACGGCAAGCTGATCGGCTCTGCCCAGCGCGTGCCCGTCCCCACCGGCTCCACCACGATCCTCGTGGCCGTCGTGAAGGGCAAGGACGTGACCAAGGAAGCGATCAACGCCGCTATGAAGGCTCAGAGCTCTGAATCCTTCGGCTACACCACCGAGAAACTCGTTTCCTCCGATATCATCGGCATGACCTATGGCTCCCTGTTCGATGCCAACCAGACCATGGTTAACCAGATCGACGAAGACACCTATCAGGTGCAGGTCGTTTCCTGGTACGACAATGAGAACAGCTACACCAGCCAGATGGTCCGCACCATCAAGTACTTCGCTGAACTGAAATAATTCATTCAGTTCAAGGATCCTGCCCATCATTCAGGATGACATCAGGTTATCCGGTATGAATGAAGGGATCTGCGAGATACGGTAGTTGCGAAAATCATGCCCGCTGTCGGAGAACCGACAGCGGGCAGTTTTTGTGCCTTCTTCGGGTCAGGGAAACGGATACCACGATTACTGACTGTAAGGAGACATTTTTTATATGGATAAGATACAGACGCAGGATCACATTCAGCCCCGGAAGGGCCGGGGGAAGCTGATCTGGCGCTTTTTAAAGGGAAGTAAAGCCTTTTTTATTCTCAGTATGATCTGCTCAGCGGTTGCTTCGCTGAGCGAAATGATTGTGCCCCAGATTATCCGCGTCACTGTGGACAACGTGATCGGCGGCGAGCCGACCGACAGCCTGGCACGTCCCGTGCAAAGCTTGCTGGAACGTCTTGGCGGGACGGAAGCGCTGCGGGAACGGATGTGGATCATGGCGCTGGCGGTGCTGGTTGTGGCGGGGATCTGCGCGCTGGCACGTTATGAATTCCGTGTGTCCAACGCAAAGGGCAGTGAACGTCTGGTCAAGACCATGCGGGATACGCTTTTCAGCCATATTGAACGGCTTCCCTTCCAGTGGCATATGAGCAATCACACTGGGGATATTATCCAGCGGTGTACCAGCGACATTGAAACCACCCGGAACTTTATCTCGGAGCAGATGACGAACCTGATGCGAATCGGTATCCTAGTGGTGCTGAGCCTGAGCTTCATGTTCTCCATGAACGGAAAGATGGCGCTCATCGCCATGATTCCCCTGCCGGTGGTAATCGGATATTCCCTCTTTTTCCACAGGAAGTTCCGCAAGGGATTTGAAGACTGTGACGAGAATGAGGGTAAGCTTTCCGCCATGGCACAGGAAAACCTGACCGGCGTCCGGGTGGTTCGCGCCTTCGGCCGGGAACGGTATGAACGGGACCGGTTTGAAAAGCACAATGAGTACTATACCTCCCTGTGGGTAAAGATGGGCCGGCTGATGAGTTTCTTCTGGTCCTCGTCCGATATCCTCTCCGGTCTCCAGATTATGCTGGTGGTTGTATTCGGCGTGATCTTCTGCCTGAAGGGAAATATCACCAGCGGCGAATATATTGCCTTTATCAGCTACAATGGACTGCTGGTCTGGCCAGTGCGTCAGCTGGGACGGATGATCAGCGAAATGTCCAAGGCCGGCGTGGGTATTGACCGTATCGGCTATATCATGGACGCTGAAGAAGAGAAGGATCCGGAAGGCGCGCTGAAGCCGCCCATGGACGGAGACATCTGCTTTGATCATGTGACCTTCGCCTATGAGGGAAGCAAGGAAATGCTCCATGACGTAAGCCTGACCATTCCCTCCGGCACCACGCTGGGTATTCTCGGCGGTACCGGATCGGGCAAGAGTACCCTGATGTACCTGCTGGACCGGCTGTATCCCCTGCCCGAGGACTGCGGAAAGATCACCATCGGCGGTACGGATATCTCGAAGATCGCGCTGGAACACCTGCGCGGCAACATCGGCATCGTGCTGCAGGAACCCTATCTGTTCTCGCGTACCCTGCGGGACAACCTGGGCATTGCTGTCCGGGATCTCGGGGACGAGGAGCTGTCCGCCGCAGTGCGGGCGGCCTGCCTGGAGGAGACAGTCCAGGCCTTTACCAAGGGCTATGATACCTTTGTGGGTGAACGGGGCGTGACCCTGTCCGGCGGCCAGAAGCAACGGGCGGCGATTGCCCGGATGCTGACCCGGCCTACTCCCATCATGATTTTTGACGATTCCCTGTCCGCGGTGGATACGGAAACTGACGCGAAGATCCGCGGCGCGCTGGAGAAGCGTTTCGGCTCGGCGACCATTATCCTCATCTCCCACCGGATCACAACGCTTTCCAAAGCGGATCAGGTGCTGGTGCTGGATCACGGAAAGGTCAGCCAGCTGGGAACTCCTGCGGAGCTGAGCGAACAGGACGGCCTGTACCGCCGGATCATGGAGATCCAGGGACTGTCGTCCGATACGGAAACAACTGAAAAGAAGGAGGTGAATGCGGTATGACGCAAGCCACCGAAAGCATCAGGAAGGATGCGGTGTCCCTGCCCTTTTTCGGCGTTCCGCGGATCCTTCCCTATGTTAAAAAATACAGGAAAACGCTGCTGGCTATGCTGATCTGCGGCCTGATCGGGACCGGTATGGATATTGCCGTGCCCCTGTTCCAGCGCTACGCCCTGGACCATTTCATTGCCAAAGGGACGCTGGATACCCTTCCGCTGTTCATTGCGATCTATATATTCTGTATTGTTTTTTCATCCGGCGCGACCTTTATCGCCTGTAAGGGTGCCATGACGACAGAGGTTTCCGTCAACCGGGACCTGCGGGCGGCCGCGTTCAACCATCTTCAGACGCTGTCCTTCTCCTATTTCAACCAGAACAGCGTCGGTTGGATCCATTCCCGCGTGATGTCGGATACTTCCCGCATCGGCGGCCTGGTCTCCTGGACCTTTATGGACTGTGTCTGGCACACGAGCTACCTGATCGGCGCTGTGGCGGTCATGCTGGTGGTAAATACCCGGCTGGCCCTGATGGTGATTACCATCCTGCCCCTGATCGTGGTTCTCTACTCCCTGTTCCAGAAGAAGCTGATCCATGCCAACCGGCAGATCCGTGAGCTGAACTCCCGGATTACGGGAGACTTCAACGAGGCGATCACCGGCGCGAAGACCATCAAAACCCTGACGATTGAGGAACGGATGGAGAAGGATTTCGTGGCTGACACGGAGGAATACCGCAGCACCTCGGTCCGGGCGGCCCGCCTGCGCGGCGCCTTTGCCGTGACCATGCATCTTGCATCTTCCATGGCGCTGGCCATCGTGCTGTGGCAAGGCGGCTTCATTGCCGCTTCCGAGGTCGGTACCTTCTCCATGTTCATGACCTATGCCCAGGGCATGATGGAACCTGTCCGCTGGATCGTGGACGCGATCTCGGACGTGATCACCACCCAGGTGAACATCGAGCGGCTGACAAGGCTGCTGGGTACGAAGTCCGACGTGACAGATACACCGGAAGTCATTGAAAAGTATGGCGATTCCTTCAATCCGAAGAAGGAAAACTGGGAACCCATCCGCGGGGATATCGAGTTTGAAGACGTGACCTTCCGTTATCCGGACGGAGACGAGAATGTCCTGGAACACTTCAGCCTGAAGATCCCCTTTGGCAGCAATATCGCCATTGTGGGCGAAACCGGCGCGGGCAAGAGCACCCTGGTGAACCTGGTCTGCCGCTTCTTTGAACCCACAGAGGGCCGGGTGCTGATTGACGGAAAGGACGCCCGGGACCGGAGCCAGCTCTGGCTCCACAGCGCCATCGGCTATGTGCTGCAGACGCCGCACCTGTTCTCCGGAACAATCCGGGAAAACCTGCTGTATGGCAATCCCAATGCCACAGAGGAAGAGATTGACCGGGCCCTGAAGCTGGTCTCCGCCGATCAGGTGGTGGCCAAGATGGACAAGGGCATCGATACGGATGTCGGTGAAGGCGGCGACCTGCTTTCCACCGGTGAGAAGCAGCTGATCTCCTTTGCCCGCGCGATCCTGGCGGATCCCCGGATCCTGGTGCTGGATGAAGCCACGGCTTCTGTGGATACCCTGACAGAGCAGAAGATTCAGTCCGCGATCGATGAAGTGATCAAGGGCCGGACATCCCTGGTGATCGCTCACCGGCTGTCCACTGTCAAGAATGCCGATCTGATCCTGGTGGTGAAGGACGGCAAGATTGTGGAACAGGGAAACCATAAGGAACTGATGGCTGCAAGGGGACCGTACTACCGGCTGTATACAAGGCAGTATGAGGATGAGGTAACCAGCGACATCCTGAAGTAAAAGGCAGGCTGATTGCGGTTAACAGGTAAATGAAATGTTTGCCTTCGGCAAACATGAAATAAATCAGCTTTGCTGATTTATGAAATATCCGCCTTACGGCGAATATGAAAGGTACTATAAAAGGGAGTGTGCTGATGCACACTCCCTGAGTTTTTACAGAAGATTATTTCAGACGGGCGAAGATCATACGGCCGGCAGAAGTTTGGAGGACGCTGGTGACGACGATGTCCGCGTCTTCCCCGATGAAGGACTTGCCGTTTTCAATAACAATCATGGTGCCGTCATCCAGATAGGCAACACCCTGGCCGGCTTCCTTGCCTTCCCGGGAAATGTGAACCCTGAGCTCCATCCCCTGGACAACCGCGGGACGGAGGGCGTCCGCCAGCTCATTTACGTTCAGGCTCTTTACGCCGCTGACAGCGGCGGCCTTCTGCAGGTTATAGTCCACGGTAATGACCGTACCGCCGCAGTCCCGGGCCTGCCGGAGCAGCTTCACGTCCACATCCTGGAGTTCCTCAATATCCGCCGGATCGATCACAAGCTGTTTCAGACTTTCCCGCATCTCCCGCAGGATTTCCAGTCCCCGCCTGCCCCGTTCCCGACGGGTATCATCCGAGGAATCGGCCACATGTTGAATTTCATCCACTACAAACTGAGGAATGACAAACTCCCCTTCTATAAAACCGGTCTTCGCAATTTCCAGGATCCGGCCGTCAATGATCGCGCTGGTATCCACATATTTCCGGGAGGCATAGCCGTGTTTCCGGATTTTACTCTTTTCCCGGGCCCCGGACAGGCGGGTGATCATGGTGATAAATTCCCGGCTGCGGCGTTTTCCCATGTTGTAGCCCAGGGCGCCGAGTGTCAGGTACAGGATGGCGGTCAGGGCCGCGCCGGCCACGCCGTTTCCGAAGAAAGACAGCATCTGCCGCAGCAGCGCTGCTACAATCAGGCCGAGGATCAGGCCGATAATGGCGCTCAGGAGCTGGTTGGCGGGCATCTTGTCAAATTCCCTCTGCATCTCCATGGAGAGCGTGCTCACCCGGCGGATAATCCGGGGACACAGCAGAAGGAGGATCAGGCCGCCCAGCACGCCCATGCCCGTATAGGAGGCCACGGGAACCCAGGCGGGGATATCCGCATTCTGATGGCTCAGCCGGAACAGGGCCAGACCGAGCTGTGCTGCGGCCAGTCCTACGCCGATGCCCAGCAGCACCAGCAGGAGCCGGAGAAGTTTTTCCATACCCTTAGATCGCATAAAACACCTCTTTATTAATTCAGAATTCAGAATTAAGAATTCAGAATTATATATACTGTAGCAGAAGATCAGGAGAATAATACCTCCTGCTTCCTATCCGCAACCTCAATCGTCGGTGCTCGCGCTTGGAGCGCGCTCACCGCTTGTTTCGGTTGACTCACTCACCTTGTTTTCGCCTCACGGCGAATGCCCCACTGGGGCACCTCTCGGTTCGTTCCCCTTCTATGATGTCTTTCAGACATCAGAAGATTACGCTCATCGCCTGAGCGACGGTGTCCACTCCCACGACTTTGACGTTCTCCGGAAGGCTGATCCGGCGGGCGTTGGACCGCGGAACAACGATGGTGGTGAAGCCCAGGCGGGCGCACTCGGCAATCCGCCGCTCGCACTGGGGAATAGTACGAACCTCCCCGGCCAGGCCGACTTCGCCCATTACGGCGATTTCAGGGCCGACAGGCTTATCCTTCAGGCTGGAGGCAACGGCCACGCACAGGGCCAGGTCTGCTGCCGGCTCGCTCAGTTCCAGGCCGCCGGCCACGTTGATATATACATCCTGGTTATAGGTCCGCTGGTTGGCGCGCTTTTCCAGTACGGCCAGGAGCATGGCAACCCGGCCGCTGTCCGCACCGTTCACCGCGCGGCGGGGAGTACCGTAGAAGGTGGGGCTGGTCAGGGCCTGTACGTCGCACAGCAGCGGCCGGCTGCCTTCCATACCGCAGAAGACGGTGCTTCCGCTGGCGCCCTTGGCCCGGAGACTCAGCAGCTCCTCGCTGGGGTTTTCCACGACCTGCATCCCCTGGCCGGTCATCCGGAACACGCCCAGCTCGTTGACGGAGCCGAAGCGGTTCTTGACCGCGCGAAGCAGCCGGTAATCCTGCTGCCGGTCGCCTTCAAAGTATAATACCACGTCCACCATATGTTCGAGCATCCGGGGACCGGCAATCGCGCCGTCCTTGGTCACGTGGCCGACCAGGAATACGCTGGTTCCGGTTTCCTTGCACAGGCGCATGATGAGGCTTGTGCCTTCCCGGATCTGGCTGACGCTGCCGGGCGCACTGGCCATTTCCGGCCGGTACATGGTCTGGATACTGTCGATGACTGCTGTGTCAGGCTGCAGCTCCCGGATTTTTTCTTCAATGGCATCCAGGGCGTTTTCCGCCAGTACATACAGATCGCTTTCAATCCCCAGCCGCGCGGCGCGCAGCTTGATCTGACGAGCGGATTCCTCGCCGCTGATATACAGCGTACGCTTCCCGCTTTTTGCCAGATGGTCACATACCTGGAGGAGCAGGGTGCTTTTGCCGATGCCGGGATCACCGCCGATGAGGATCAGGCCTCCCTCGACGATTCCGCCGCCCAGGACCCTGTCCAGCTCACTGATGCCGGTTCCTGTCCGGACGGAAGTATCCTCCGGAATATCCTTCAGGGACATGGGCTTTGCGCCGGTGCCGGGCCGCTGGTTTGCGGCAATTTTTCCGGCCGCTTTTTCCGGAACGGCCTGCAGGCTTTCCTCCAGGGTGTTCCAGGCTCCGCAGCCAGGGCAGCGGCCGACCCATCGGGGGCTTTCATAGCCGCACGCGGTACAGGCATATGTGCTCTTGACCTTAGCCACGATCTCACCTCACTTAACAATACCAGCATTATATCACAAAAGGACAGGCCATATAAGGCCTGTCCTTTTGTATAAAGCTAACCATTAATTCTGAATTCTGAATTCATAATTCTGAATTAATTACTTGTGTCCGTTCGGAGCATGCTCCCAGGCGTACTGGATGGCATCCTCGTGACCGCTGTCTACCTTTTTACTGCTGTGGGTCTTACTGTTGGTAAAATGGATACACAGCTGGCCCTTGAAATCGTTGTCGCTGATAGTATCGCCTTCCGGATAGTTATGCGGTACACCGTACAGCGAGCAGGCGAAGGTTCTGGAACCGATGGTGACCAGCAGCGGACGGCGCTGATACAGGTTCTTGTCTGCAATCTGCTGGCTGTTGGATACGCCGTAACACCTGCACAGCCGTGCGGTATCAGCGGCGGTCAGCGGTTCCGCGTCAACATGGGATCCGCCGGACCAGCGGTGTGCCCACCAGACGATACCGGTCTTTACGTCATAAACCTTATAGTTGCTGCCCGTGGCCCACAGCTCATTGATACCGCCGGTGTACCAGTCGATCTTTTCAGCCGGGTACAGGGTCATGGTCAGGTTTTCGAGGTTCGCGTAGCCCACCGGCACGGTGTTGAACAGCTTGTGCTGGGTGGCTGCGCCGGCAATACCATCCACGGTCAGGCCGTTGGCTTTCTGGAATGCCTTGACAGCATCCGCGACCGAGGTGGTGTACTTGCTGGTGACGGAGCCCTTGTAATAACCCTGATTCTTCAGTTCTGTCACCAGGTTCTTCACGGCGTCGCCGGTGGAACCGGTCTTCAGGGTGTTGTAGCTGGCTTCAGTCTGGCTGGTATTGGCGGGTACGGTGGTTGTACCGGGCGCCGGGGTGTTGGTGGGTGCGGGAGTCGGTGTCGCGAGAGCGGAACCGTCCGCGTTGCACAGGTTGATATAGGTTCCGTGCAGGTATCCGTAACCCAGGGTTGGGTGCTTGACGTAATACCAGTTGACACCCTTCACCCTGGTCGGTTCTCCGTAGTAAGGCAGGACGACATTTTTGTCCACCCGGCCGATTGTATCGGTATAACCGGCTTTCTTCCGCAGGTTCACGCCGGAAGCATTGGTCTTCAGGTAGCCGGTGGCAGGCGTTTCAGTCGGCGTGATGGCTGTGGGAGCAGGGGTTGAACCGTCCGCGGCGGGAGTCGGCGTAGGCGTGGTTGCAGGAGCATTGACAACGGTGACAACGTCGCTGCGGAGATAGCCCCGGTTATTGCCGTCCTGGACGAAGTACCAGGTGTAGCCATTTTTCTGGACCGGCTCCAGCAGGTAAGGCAGGGTAACTCCTTTCTTCAGCTGCTTGATGGTGGTGCCGCCGATGGTGGCCCGGAGGTTAACGCCGCCCTTTGTGGTTTTTACCCAGCCTATCCCGTTGGGATTGATGGTGGCGGTGGGTTCCGGAACCGCGGTGGGCGTGCCGGCATTGCCGTCAATATAAGGCTGTACGCAGTCCTCACGGACGTAGTACTTCTTTCCGTTTTTGGTGACCGGGTACCAGTTATAACCGCCCTGTTTTACGGCGCTTCCGGCCAGGGGCAGGGTGCTGCCCAGGCCGACCCAGTCATTATCTGAATCATAGGATCCATCCGGAGCGTTTCGCAGGTGGGCGCTGGTCAGTACCAGCCGGACGTGGGTATAGGTTGCATTGGCGGGGACTGGTGTGGCAGTCGCGGCATCCGGTGCGGGAGTGGCAGTCACGGCCGCGGGCACAGGTGTTGCGGTGATGCTGGCAAGGGGCTGGACGCAGTCATTCCGGACATAATAGACTTTTCCATCCTTGCGAACCGGATACCAGCTGTATTTTCCTTTTGTTACGGGATCACCGGTCAGCATCAGTACGCTTCCCCGGCCTTCCCAGTCATTGTTCGGATCATAGGAACCGTCCGGGCTGGTACGCAGGTGGCAGCTGGTCAGAATCAGCTGCACCATACCGTATTGGGTGTCATTGGGGATGGGAGTCGCGGTGACGTCTGCAGGAGCTAGTGTGGCGGTAGCAGGCGCGGGAGTGGGCGTCACTGCGGTACCGTCTTTGTCGGTATAGGGCTGGACGCAGTCATTCCGGACGTAGTAGATTTTACCGTCCTTGGAGACCGGATACCAGGTGTAGCTTCCTTTTTTAACGGGATTGCCGGCCAGCAGCAGGACGGTTCCCTTACCTGTCCAGTCATTATTCGGATCATAGTCACCGTCCGGACCGACACGCAGATGGCAGCTGGACAGGGTGAGTTTCACGTGGGTATAGGCGGTGGTGTTGGGGGCCGGTGTCGCGGCGGAAACGGCGGAAGCCGGAACCGGTGTGACCACAACAGAAGTCCCGTTCTGCGGGCCGCCGCTGAGAATGGAAATGAAGTCGCTCATGATATAGCCGACATCATTGCCGTATTTGACTTTAAAGAACGTATTGGCACCGCCTCCGCGGATGGAGGGGATGGTGAGCAGTTCCACCTGGGTATTGCGATCCAGGCGGGTGATGCTGTGATAGCCGGTGCCGGGGCCTTCGCGCAGGTTGGTGCCGCCTGCGGTAACGGAACCGATGGATCCGGCGATGGCAGGCAGGTCAACGTTTCCGGCGGCGGGAACGGGCGTCGGCGTAGGGGTGGGAGTATCTCCGTTGGCAACGGGGACAGGCGTGGGAGTGGCAGAATTGCCGGTGGTATTGTACTGCGTAATTTCTTCGGCAGTCAGCTCACGGAAAAAGTCCCCGTGGATATAGCCCGTGTATTTATTGCTGTTCTTCCGGGCAGGATCGATGGTTTCCACCTTGTACCAAAGTACATTCTGGACCGTTTTTGTATCCAGAATGGTACAGACATGATTGGCCGGCAGAGTAAAGGCAATCTTCTGGTCGGAACCTGCGCCATAGCGCATGTTGACCTTATCCAGCGTGATTCCCTTGCGATCCGCTTCCGCATAGGCAGAGTTCCGGCTTCCTGTAGCGGCAGGGATCAGTGTGAGCAGCATACTCAGCACCAGCGCAAGGCACAGGAGACGGCGGCGATACACGGTCATGAATGGTTCACCTCAACGTTCTTCATCATTGGTCTGAAACAGACACAGAGGTATCTAATGATACAGAATCATTCTATTACGAATATGTTACGATGTCAATACAAATTAATTCAGAATTCAGAATTCAGAATTCAGAGTTTATTAACAGATCGAAACATAAAATCTCTGCGTTTTTGCAGGCACAGTCTGGTAATATAGCATAATACAATATGATCAAAGCCTTATAATATCAGGCGAGAGACTATTAATTCATAATTCTGAATTCTTAATTCTGAATTGTGAAATGGAAAAGGGAGCGCATTCGCGCTCCCTTTTGTCATTTCACTACGATGTTGACGATTCTGCCCTTCACGTAGATTTCCTTGACGATGGTCTTGCCTTCGATGAAGGACTGGACGTTCTTCATGGCGTGTGCTTTCTCCAGTACGCTGTCCTGTCCCTCATCCACGCCGATTTCCACGGTGGCCCGGACTTTGCCGTTGACCTGGACGGGGATCTGGATCGTGTCTTCCTTGATCTTCTCCTCATCCCAGACGGGCCAGGGTTCATAGGCGATGGTGTCTTCGTGGCCCAGCAGGCTCCACATTTCCTCGCCGATGTGGGGGCAGATGCAGCTGATCATCTTCACAAAGGCTTCTGCGTAGGCTTTCGGACAGGTGCCGTTCTTGTAGCACGCATTCACGAAGATCATCATCTGGCTGATTGCGGTGTTGAAGCCCAGGGATTCAAAGTCTCCGCTGACCTTTTTCACGGTCTGGTGGAAGACCCGGTCCAGGGCGCCATCGTTTTCCGCGGTGATGTTTTCTTCGTTCATGAAGAAGGTCCAGACCCGGTTGAGGAACTTCCGGGCGCCTTCCACACCCTGGGGACTCCAGGGCTTGGAAACTTCCAGCGGTCCCATGAACATTTCGTACAGCCTCAGGGTGTCCGCGCCGTACTTTTCCACGATGTCGCTGGGGTTGACCACGTACTTGGGGAAGCGCTTGCCCATCTTGATGCCGTTCTCACCGAGGATCATGCCCTGGTGAACCAGCTTTTTGAAGGGTTCCTTCACGGGGCTCAGGCCCTTGTCGTACAGGTAGCGGTTCCAGATCCGGCTGTACATCAGG is a window encoding:
- a CDS encoding SH3 domain-containing protein; protein product: MTVYRRRLLCLALVLSMLLTLIPAATGSRNSAYAEADRKGITLDKVNMRYGAGSDQKIAFTLPANHVCTILDTKTVQNVLWYKVETIDPARKNSNKYTGYIHGDFFRELTAEEITQYNTTGNSATPTPVPVANGDTPTPTPTPVPAAGNVDLPAIAGSIGSVTAGGTNLREGPGTGYHSITRLDRNTQVELLTIPSIRGGGANTFFKVKYGNDVGYIMSDFISILSGGPQNGTSVVVTPVPASAVSAATPAPNTTAYTHVKLTLSSCHLRVGPDGDYDPNNDWTGKGTVLLLAGNPVKKGSYTWYPVSKDGKIYYVRNDCVQPYTDKDGTAVTPTPAPATATLAPADVTATPIPNDTQYGMVQLILTSCHLRTSPDGSYDPNNDWEGRGSVLMLTGDPVTKGKYSWYPVRKDGKVYYVRNDCVQPLASITATPVPAAVTATPAPDAATATPVPANATYTHVRLVLTSAHLRNAPDGSYDSDNDWVGLGSTLPLAGSAVKQGGYNWYPVTKNGKKYYVREDCVQPYIDGNAGTPTAVPEPTATINPNGIGWVKTTKGGVNLRATIGGTTIKQLKKGVTLPYLLEPVQKNGYTWYFVQDGNNRGYLRSDVVTVVNAPATTPTPTPAADGSTPAPTAITPTETPATGYLKTNASGVNLRKKAGYTDTIGRVDKNVVLPYYGEPTRVKGVNWYYVKHPTLGYGYLHGTYINLCNADGSALATPTPAPTNTPAPGTTTVPANTSQTEASYNTLKTGSTGDAVKNLVTELKNQGYYKGSVTSKYTTSVADAVKAFQKANGLTVDGIAGAATQHKLFNTVPVGYANLENLTMTLYPAEKIDWYTGGINELWATGSNYKVYDVKTGIVWWAHRWSGGSHVDAEPLTAADTARLCRCYGVSNSQQIADKNLYQRRPLLVTIGSRTFACSLYGVPHNYPEGDTISDNDFKGQLCIHFTNSKTHSSKKVDSGHEDAIQYAWEHAPNGHK